The following are encoded together in the Hemicordylus capensis ecotype Gifberg chromosome 4, rHemCap1.1.pri, whole genome shotgun sequence genome:
- the BBS10 gene encoding Bardet-Biedl syndrome 10 protein isoform X4: MGLERRGLKLHQSASQKLTALRITAQGGIDPSSLYLLYCPTRRLEGGVAFWRHRPEPSYRTSTARDVVAMATPVTLRRLSQEAAVLANVVRGSLGPHGGQVLLTRPTGEVLLSRDGRRVLEALNVESPTART, encoded by the exons ATGGGACTAGAAAGGCGGGGCCTGAAGCTCCACCAATCAGCTTCACAGAAGCTCACAGCTTTACGAATCACAGCGCAAGGAGGAATAGATCCCTCCTCCTTATATCTACTCTACTGCCCGACGCGCCGGCTTGAGGGCGGGGTTGCGTTTTGGCGTCACCGACCGGAGCCTAGTTATAGAACTTCCACAGCGCGAGATGTCGTTGCCATGGCGACCCCGGTAACCCTGAGGCGGCTGTCGCAGGAGGCGGCGGTGCTCGCGAACGTTGTCCGGGGCTCCCTGGGACCCCACGGAGGGCAGGTCCTGCTCACGCGCCCGACGGGGGAAGTGCTGCTCTCGCGGGACGGGCGGCGCGTCCTGGAGGCTTTGAACGTGGAGTCGCCAACGGCCAG GACTtga
- the BBS10 gene encoding Bardet-Biedl syndrome 10 protein isoform X2, with amino-acid sequence MGLERRGLKLHQSASQKLTALRITAQGGIDPSSLYLLYCPTRRLEGGVAFWRHRPEPSYRTSTARDVVAMATPVTLRRLSQEAAVLANVVRGSLGPHGGQVLLTRPTGEVLLSRDGRRVLEALNVESPTASLTGDGAKTFIILLSALLQGLEKLGKGNGIHPCENIQRKEEHKEKCFGLKQVSQFLMMIQTYVLDHIVTQNLKEHFLPILSVCDTEISRSTLESVLEAYFCGKVGNNRQKLLSQLSCNFYFKLTADKNRSEVLYLVDECFAELHTTVTGLPVSSSRILDGLVLHRDFAVFCPADGDKKVLLVTEPIQSALSDLGVEVVISADSQYQASEIWITKRTEAVIKHMKDNNIKILLSSVKQQKAVHYCAENSGISIVECLSQEEISFICRITGISPFRPSLDNIHSEITEVAIADFCQTLRLGARSYVHIGLKSTHALQLHCAVLCGPVHGITEQHACALHGAFKMLKQMFTAIHLTEHCDLKSQSQDLSQAAHNSQQCSAAEQHFVEEHTDMSKVPASDKLLRLCGIDTDEHSAVSTSVTSKEVAFPYMPFRMFSGVARSFVDLQHDARCRVLNESESNLVGLQKLPQKCTDQKEMLENNLCVSATVEENATCRHVPDQLQSSKHGCTRQVHGVPLMCNIQSNSSLKVGSVVPVGGIFEILLHYYLSYYAKQCQSPNISILCTLIADVLLNVPKTLCRTQKRNAFPQLYLKVTHAVRNTQHLLTDQKSLESVTCKYQLVVSVLHCAARLLSFDLIISIKRLPQKSEESDSEVEL; translated from the exons ATGGGACTAGAAAGGCGGGGCCTGAAGCTCCACCAATCAGCTTCACAGAAGCTCACAGCTTTACGAATCACAGCGCAAGGAGGAATAGATCCCTCCTCCTTATATCTACTCTACTGCCCGACGCGCCGGCTTGAGGGCGGGGTTGCGTTTTGGCGTCACCGACCGGAGCCTAGTTATAGAACTTCCACAGCGCGAGATGTCGTTGCCATGGCGACCCCGGTAACCCTGAGGCGGCTGTCGCAGGAGGCGGCGGTGCTCGCGAACGTTGTCCGGGGCTCCCTGGGACCCCACGGAGGGCAGGTCCTGCTCACGCGCCCGACGGGGGAAGTGCTGCTCTCGCGGGACGGGCGGCGCGTCCTGGAGGCTTTGAACGTGGAGTCGCCAACGGCCAG TCTTACTGGAGATGGTGCTAAAACATTCATCATCCTACTCTCTGCTTTACTCCAAGGACTtgaaaaattgggcaaaggaaaTGGTATTCATCCTTGTGAAAATATTCAAAGAAAAGAGGAACATAAAGAAAAGTGTTTCGGATTGAAGCAAGTTTCCCAGTTCCTTATGATGATCCAAACATACGTCCTGGACCACATAGTGACACAGAACCTTAAAGAACATTTTCTACCCATCCTTTCTGTTTGTGATACAGAAATAAGTAGGAGCACACTGGAATCGGTATTAGAAGCTTATTTTTGTGGGAAAGTAGGAAATAACAGACAAAAGTTACTTTCCCAGTTAAGCTGTAATTTCTACTTCAAACTTACAGCTGATAAAAATAGGAGTGAAGTACTGTATTTGGTGGATGAATGTTTTGCCGAGTTGCATACTACTGTAACAGGCCTTCCTGTTTCAAGTTCAAGGATCCTAGATGGGCTTGTTCTTCACAGAGATTTTGCTGTTTTCTGTCCTGCAGATGGTGACAAAAAAGTTCTACTTGTAACAGAGCCTATCCAGTCTGCTCTTTCTGACTTAGGTGTAGAAGTTGTCATAAGTGCTGACAGTCAGTATCAGGCATCGGAAATCTGGATTACAAAAAGAACAGAAGCTGTTATAAAACACATGAAGGACAATAACATCAAGATATTATTGTCAAGTGTAAAACAACAGAAAGCTGTTCATTACTGTGCAGAAAATAGTGGCATATCCATTGTAGAATGTCTGTCACAAGAGGAAATATCTTTTATTTGCAGGATCACAGGAATTTCACCTTTTAGGCCATCTTTGGACAATATTCACAGTGAAATCACTGAAGTTGCCATAGCAGATTTTTGCCAAACTCTACGGCTTGGTGCCAGAAGTTATGTTCACATTGGTTTGAAGAGCACTCATGCCCTTCAGCTCCACTGTGCAGTTCTCTGTGGACCGGTACATGGGATTACTGAGCAAcatgcatgtgctttgcatggagcattcaaaatgttaaaacaaatgtTTACAGCCATTCATCTGACTGAGCATTGTGACCTGAAATCTCAAAGTCAGGACCTTTCACAAGCTGCACATAATAGCCAGCAGTGTTCAGCTGCAGAGCAGCATTTTGTGGAGGAGCATACTGACATGAGTAAGGTTCCAGCCAGTGACAAGCTGTTGAGACTTTGTGGGATTGACACAGATGAGCATTCTGCAGTTTCTACTTCAGTGACCAGCAAAGAGGTAGCATTTCCATACATGCCCTTCCGTATGTTCTCAGGTGTTGCCAGGTCCTTTGTAGATTTACAGCATGATGCTAGATGTAGGGTGCTAAATGAAAGTGAAAGTAATTTAGTTGGCTTACAAAAGCTGCCTCAGAAATGCACGGATCAAAAAGAAATGCTTGAAAATAATCTGTGTGTTTCTGCCACAGTAGAAGAAAATGCCACTTGTAGGCATGTACCTGATCAGCTACAATCCAGTAAACACGGCTGTactagacaagttcatggagttCCACTTATGTGTAATATTCAGAGTAATTCTTCTTTAAAGGTGGGCTCTGTTGTGCCAGTAGGTGGAATCTTTGAGATCCTGCTACATTACTATCTGTCTTACTATGCAAAGCAATGCCAGTCACCAAACATATCAATTCTTTGTACTCTAATTGCTGATGTGTTGTTAAATGTTCCAAAGACCCTCTGTAGGACACAGAAAAGGAATGCTTTTCCTCAGCTCTATCTCAAAGTTACCCATGCTGTCAGAAATACTCAGCATCTGCTGACAGATCAAAAAAGCCTAGAATCGGTGACTTGTAAGTATCAGTTAGTGGTTTCCGTTCTTCATTGTGCAGCAAGGCTTCTTAGTTTTGACTTGATCATTAGCATCAAGAGATTACCCCAAAAGTCTGAGGAGAGTGACTCAGAGGTTGAACTGTGA
- the BBS10 gene encoding Bardet-Biedl syndrome 10 protein isoform X1 gives MGLERRGLKLHQSASQKLTALRITAQGGIDPSSLYLLYCPTRRLEGGVAFWRHRPEPSYRTSTARDVVAMATPVTLRRLSQEAAVLANVVRGSLGPHGGQVLLTRPTGEVLLSRDGRRVLEALNVESPTARMMIACISTHCSLTGDGAKTFIILLSALLQGLEKLGKGNGIHPCENIQRKEEHKEKCFGLKQVSQFLMMIQTYVLDHIVTQNLKEHFLPILSVCDTEISRSTLESVLEAYFCGKVGNNRQKLLSQLSCNFYFKLTADKNRSEVLYLVDECFAELHTTVTGLPVSSSRILDGLVLHRDFAVFCPADGDKKVLLVTEPIQSALSDLGVEVVISADSQYQASEIWITKRTEAVIKHMKDNNIKILLSSVKQQKAVHYCAENSGISIVECLSQEEISFICRITGISPFRPSLDNIHSEITEVAIADFCQTLRLGARSYVHIGLKSTHALQLHCAVLCGPVHGITEQHACALHGAFKMLKQMFTAIHLTEHCDLKSQSQDLSQAAHNSQQCSAAEQHFVEEHTDMSKVPASDKLLRLCGIDTDEHSAVSTSVTSKEVAFPYMPFRMFSGVARSFVDLQHDARCRVLNESESNLVGLQKLPQKCTDQKEMLENNLCVSATVEENATCRHVPDQLQSSKHGCTRQVHGVPLMCNIQSNSSLKVGSVVPVGGIFEILLHYYLSYYAKQCQSPNISILCTLIADVLLNVPKTLCRTQKRNAFPQLYLKVTHAVRNTQHLLTDQKSLESVTCKYQLVVSVLHCAARLLSFDLIISIKRLPQKSEESDSEVEL, from the exons ATGGGACTAGAAAGGCGGGGCCTGAAGCTCCACCAATCAGCTTCACAGAAGCTCACAGCTTTACGAATCACAGCGCAAGGAGGAATAGATCCCTCCTCCTTATATCTACTCTACTGCCCGACGCGCCGGCTTGAGGGCGGGGTTGCGTTTTGGCGTCACCGACCGGAGCCTAGTTATAGAACTTCCACAGCGCGAGATGTCGTTGCCATGGCGACCCCGGTAACCCTGAGGCGGCTGTCGCAGGAGGCGGCGGTGCTCGCGAACGTTGTCCGGGGCTCCCTGGGACCCCACGGAGGGCAGGTCCTGCTCACGCGCCCGACGGGGGAAGTGCTGCTCTCGCGGGACGGGCGGCGCGTCCTGGAGGCTTTGAACGTGGAGTCGCCAACGGCCAG AATGATGATTGCATGTATTTCCACACACTGCAGTCTTACTGGAGATGGTGCTAAAACATTCATCATCCTACTCTCTGCTTTACTCCAAGGACTtgaaaaattgggcaaaggaaaTGGTATTCATCCTTGTGAAAATATTCAAAGAAAAGAGGAACATAAAGAAAAGTGTTTCGGATTGAAGCAAGTTTCCCAGTTCCTTATGATGATCCAAACATACGTCCTGGACCACATAGTGACACAGAACCTTAAAGAACATTTTCTACCCATCCTTTCTGTTTGTGATACAGAAATAAGTAGGAGCACACTGGAATCGGTATTAGAAGCTTATTTTTGTGGGAAAGTAGGAAATAACAGACAAAAGTTACTTTCCCAGTTAAGCTGTAATTTCTACTTCAAACTTACAGCTGATAAAAATAGGAGTGAAGTACTGTATTTGGTGGATGAATGTTTTGCCGAGTTGCATACTACTGTAACAGGCCTTCCTGTTTCAAGTTCAAGGATCCTAGATGGGCTTGTTCTTCACAGAGATTTTGCTGTTTTCTGTCCTGCAGATGGTGACAAAAAAGTTCTACTTGTAACAGAGCCTATCCAGTCTGCTCTTTCTGACTTAGGTGTAGAAGTTGTCATAAGTGCTGACAGTCAGTATCAGGCATCGGAAATCTGGATTACAAAAAGAACAGAAGCTGTTATAAAACACATGAAGGACAATAACATCAAGATATTATTGTCAAGTGTAAAACAACAGAAAGCTGTTCATTACTGTGCAGAAAATAGTGGCATATCCATTGTAGAATGTCTGTCACAAGAGGAAATATCTTTTATTTGCAGGATCACAGGAATTTCACCTTTTAGGCCATCTTTGGACAATATTCACAGTGAAATCACTGAAGTTGCCATAGCAGATTTTTGCCAAACTCTACGGCTTGGTGCCAGAAGTTATGTTCACATTGGTTTGAAGAGCACTCATGCCCTTCAGCTCCACTGTGCAGTTCTCTGTGGACCGGTACATGGGATTACTGAGCAAcatgcatgtgctttgcatggagcattcaaaatgttaaaacaaatgtTTACAGCCATTCATCTGACTGAGCATTGTGACCTGAAATCTCAAAGTCAGGACCTTTCACAAGCTGCACATAATAGCCAGCAGTGTTCAGCTGCAGAGCAGCATTTTGTGGAGGAGCATACTGACATGAGTAAGGTTCCAGCCAGTGACAAGCTGTTGAGACTTTGTGGGATTGACACAGATGAGCATTCTGCAGTTTCTACTTCAGTGACCAGCAAAGAGGTAGCATTTCCATACATGCCCTTCCGTATGTTCTCAGGTGTTGCCAGGTCCTTTGTAGATTTACAGCATGATGCTAGATGTAGGGTGCTAAATGAAAGTGAAAGTAATTTAGTTGGCTTACAAAAGCTGCCTCAGAAATGCACGGATCAAAAAGAAATGCTTGAAAATAATCTGTGTGTTTCTGCCACAGTAGAAGAAAATGCCACTTGTAGGCATGTACCTGATCAGCTACAATCCAGTAAACACGGCTGTactagacaagttcatggagttCCACTTATGTGTAATATTCAGAGTAATTCTTCTTTAAAGGTGGGCTCTGTTGTGCCAGTAGGTGGAATCTTTGAGATCCTGCTACATTACTATCTGTCTTACTATGCAAAGCAATGCCAGTCACCAAACATATCAATTCTTTGTACTCTAATTGCTGATGTGTTGTTAAATGTTCCAAAGACCCTCTGTAGGACACAGAAAAGGAATGCTTTTCCTCAGCTCTATCTCAAAGTTACCCATGCTGTCAGAAATACTCAGCATCTGCTGACAGATCAAAAAAGCCTAGAATCGGTGACTTGTAAGTATCAGTTAGTGGTTTCCGTTCTTCATTGTGCAGCAAGGCTTCTTAGTTTTGACTTGATCATTAGCATCAAGAGATTACCCCAAAAGTCTGAGGAGAGTGACTCAGAGGTTGAACTGTGA
- the BBS10 gene encoding Bardet-Biedl syndrome 10 protein isoform X3: protein MMIQTYVLDHIVTQNLKEHFLPILSVCDTEISRSTLESVLEAYFCGKVGNNRQKLLSQLSCNFYFKLTADKNRSEVLYLVDECFAELHTTVTGLPVSSSRILDGLVLHRDFAVFCPADGDKKVLLVTEPIQSALSDLGVEVVISADSQYQASEIWITKRTEAVIKHMKDNNIKILLSSVKQQKAVHYCAENSGISIVECLSQEEISFICRITGISPFRPSLDNIHSEITEVAIADFCQTLRLGARSYVHIGLKSTHALQLHCAVLCGPVHGITEQHACALHGAFKMLKQMFTAIHLTEHCDLKSQSQDLSQAAHNSQQCSAAEQHFVEEHTDMSKVPASDKLLRLCGIDTDEHSAVSTSVTSKEVAFPYMPFRMFSGVARSFVDLQHDARCRVLNESESNLVGLQKLPQKCTDQKEMLENNLCVSATVEENATCRHVPDQLQSSKHGCTRQVHGVPLMCNIQSNSSLKVGSVVPVGGIFEILLHYYLSYYAKQCQSPNISILCTLIADVLLNVPKTLCRTQKRNAFPQLYLKVTHAVRNTQHLLTDQKSLESVTCKYQLVVSVLHCAARLLSFDLIISIKRLPQKSEESDSEVEL from the coding sequence ATGATGATCCAAACATACGTCCTGGACCACATAGTGACACAGAACCTTAAAGAACATTTTCTACCCATCCTTTCTGTTTGTGATACAGAAATAAGTAGGAGCACACTGGAATCGGTATTAGAAGCTTATTTTTGTGGGAAAGTAGGAAATAACAGACAAAAGTTACTTTCCCAGTTAAGCTGTAATTTCTACTTCAAACTTACAGCTGATAAAAATAGGAGTGAAGTACTGTATTTGGTGGATGAATGTTTTGCCGAGTTGCATACTACTGTAACAGGCCTTCCTGTTTCAAGTTCAAGGATCCTAGATGGGCTTGTTCTTCACAGAGATTTTGCTGTTTTCTGTCCTGCAGATGGTGACAAAAAAGTTCTACTTGTAACAGAGCCTATCCAGTCTGCTCTTTCTGACTTAGGTGTAGAAGTTGTCATAAGTGCTGACAGTCAGTATCAGGCATCGGAAATCTGGATTACAAAAAGAACAGAAGCTGTTATAAAACACATGAAGGACAATAACATCAAGATATTATTGTCAAGTGTAAAACAACAGAAAGCTGTTCATTACTGTGCAGAAAATAGTGGCATATCCATTGTAGAATGTCTGTCACAAGAGGAAATATCTTTTATTTGCAGGATCACAGGAATTTCACCTTTTAGGCCATCTTTGGACAATATTCACAGTGAAATCACTGAAGTTGCCATAGCAGATTTTTGCCAAACTCTACGGCTTGGTGCCAGAAGTTATGTTCACATTGGTTTGAAGAGCACTCATGCCCTTCAGCTCCACTGTGCAGTTCTCTGTGGACCGGTACATGGGATTACTGAGCAAcatgcatgtgctttgcatggagcattcaaaatgttaaaacaaatgtTTACAGCCATTCATCTGACTGAGCATTGTGACCTGAAATCTCAAAGTCAGGACCTTTCACAAGCTGCACATAATAGCCAGCAGTGTTCAGCTGCAGAGCAGCATTTTGTGGAGGAGCATACTGACATGAGTAAGGTTCCAGCCAGTGACAAGCTGTTGAGACTTTGTGGGATTGACACAGATGAGCATTCTGCAGTTTCTACTTCAGTGACCAGCAAAGAGGTAGCATTTCCATACATGCCCTTCCGTATGTTCTCAGGTGTTGCCAGGTCCTTTGTAGATTTACAGCATGATGCTAGATGTAGGGTGCTAAATGAAAGTGAAAGTAATTTAGTTGGCTTACAAAAGCTGCCTCAGAAATGCACGGATCAAAAAGAAATGCTTGAAAATAATCTGTGTGTTTCTGCCACAGTAGAAGAAAATGCCACTTGTAGGCATGTACCTGATCAGCTACAATCCAGTAAACACGGCTGTactagacaagttcatggagttCCACTTATGTGTAATATTCAGAGTAATTCTTCTTTAAAGGTGGGCTCTGTTGTGCCAGTAGGTGGAATCTTTGAGATCCTGCTACATTACTATCTGTCTTACTATGCAAAGCAATGCCAGTCACCAAACATATCAATTCTTTGTACTCTAATTGCTGATGTGTTGTTAAATGTTCCAAAGACCCTCTGTAGGACACAGAAAAGGAATGCTTTTCCTCAGCTCTATCTCAAAGTTACCCATGCTGTCAGAAATACTCAGCATCTGCTGACAGATCAAAAAAGCCTAGAATCGGTGACTTGTAAGTATCAGTTAGTGGTTTCCGTTCTTCATTGTGCAGCAAGGCTTCTTAGTTTTGACTTGATCATTAGCATCAAGAGATTACCCCAAAAGTCTGAGGAGAGTGACTCAGAGGTTGAACTGTGA